One Numenius arquata chromosome 9, bNumArq3.hap1.1, whole genome shotgun sequence DNA window includes the following coding sequences:
- the MINDY4B gene encoding inactive ubiquitin carboxyl-terminal hydrolase MINDY-4B produces the protein MGDREAEPTLPRTELEEITSKISDLNKWREIFSFRGLEISNSTHQPGQGSSSNGLPGDGDPTGPQPPLPPTAIPKPLLVPPDTGGRPISLEMAMGLRKLLFGNTSHLFSCEWAQAYFRFREPYSDLAYALEAEKGGTRAILMAVQAHIIKYLLFIRNTEYTHLERLCRTSRREQGEALAAALADTLWAAGGGGRAVICLLTPTLHLMPSGDYRPDSFTERIQLFEFFEKAAAQEFIFDHINCFKGEGSHGVILFLYSLLFSRTLERVQEDLDSMASPLLNISFGNITCTQAMLSLLLTGRASPRELNGGQELGHGSETWRRRGPVGYLCWDRAQVERQRSGFGAEPAPLDMLSPLSQVCHELRTPQLPIWLCSISGRHGVLFSTDSQLLSDWKTERVFHLYFYNGQWEQTKTAHLTIDTHSHPWEEDPREDPSSPGKRRPPLEMAIRTKWAGATVSWNGTEPFF, from the exons ATGGGGGACCGGGAGGCTGAGCCCACCCTGCCACGGACAGAGCTAGAGGAGATCACCAGCAAAATTTCAGATCTCAACAAATGGAGAGAAATTTTTAGTTTCCGTGG tttGGAAATCAGCAATTCAACTCATCAG CCgggccagggcagcagcagcaatggaCTACCTGGAGATGGAGACCCCACGGGGCCGCAGCCACCTCTGCCCCCCACCGCCATCCCCAAGCCCCTCCTGGTCCCGCCGGACACAGGTGGCCGACCCATCTCCTTGGAAATGGCAATG GGGCTGCGAAAGCTGCTGTTTGGAAACACATCCCACCTCTTCAGCTGCGAATGGGCACAAGCGTACTTCAGGTTTCGCGAGCCGTATTCTGACCTGGCCTATGCTTTAGAGGCAGAAAAG GGGGGAACAAGAGCTATTCTGATGGCTGTACAAGCGCACATCATTAAATACCTGCTCTTCATAAGAAACACAGAATATACTCACCTGGAAAG GCTGTGCAGGACAAGCCGGCGGGAGCAAGGGGAGGCACTGGCTGCGGCCCTGGCAGACACCCtgtgggcagcaggaggaggtgggagagccGTGATCTGCCTCCTCACCCCAACCCTCCATCTCATGCCGAGCGGAGACTACAGACCCGACAGCTTCACGGAAAGA ATCCAGCTGTTTGAGTTCtttgagaaagcagcagctcaggagtTCATCTTTGACCATATAAACTGT ttCAAAGGCGAAGGAAGTCATGGAGTGATCCTGTTTTTATACAGTTTACTTTTCTCTAGGACACTGGAAAg GGTCCAAGAAGATTTAGACAGCATGGCAAGTCCCCTGTTAAACATCAGTTTTGGAAACATCACCTGTACACAG GCCATGCTCAGCCTCCTCCTGACGGGCCGGGCCAGCCCGCGGGAGCTCAATGGTGGCCAGGAGCTGGGTCATGGCAGTGAGACGTGGCGGCGGCGTGGCCCGGTGGGCTAcctgtgctgggacagggcaCAGGTGGAGCGGCAG CGCAGTGGCTTcggggcagagccagccccgcTGGACATGTTGTCTCCCCTCTCCCAGGTGTGCCATGAGCTGAGGACACCCCAGCTGCCCATCTGGCTGTGCAGCATCTCTGGCAGGCATGGCGTCCTCTTCAGCACCGACAGCCAGCTCCTCTCTGACTGGAAAACGGAGAGAGTTTTCCACCTGTACTTCTACAATGGGCAGTGGGAGCAGACGAAAACAGCCCATCTAACGATAG ACACTCATTCGCATCCCTGGGAAGAGGACCCACGTGAAGACCCAAGCAGCCCAGGGAAGAGGCGTCCTCCCTTGGAGATGGCCATCAGGACCAAGTGGGCAGGAGCAACTGTAAGCTGGAATGGGACAGAGCCCTTCTTCTGA